Part of the Synechococcus sp. HK01-R genome is shown below.
TGTTTGGTCTGGATCCCCTGGTAAGAGCTCTTCAAGGAGGCGACTCAGGCAGTCACCACGGGCCCGCAAGCCCCATTCTTCCTTGAGGGAATCGACCCAGCGAACAAGATGATCTGGCAGCTCAACGCTGATGCGACGCTTCCCGTCAACTTCAGGTCCCGTCACTCAGCCGACAACGCACGACGTAAGACTATCGGCCCTGTAGACGCCTGAGCCATTCCTGCTGGGCTCGGATCGCATCTCGATAGCGTTGCTCGAGACTTTGATTCACCCTTTGAGGGAGGATCATGGCCGGAGGCATCGGATTCAGGCCGCTACGGGGAGCGACCAGGACCGGCGGCGGTGGCAGCGGAGAACTTGGATATGTCTGCCGAGGGCGTGCTGGTTTGCTGGCTGGCGTCGGGTTGTTCGTTTTGGGCCCGGCTTTGTCCTGCTCTTTTGTCTTGGCGGTCTTGGCGTCCTGACCGGTTGGAGCATTCAGGGCAGGGGGAGCCTGGGTTGGACTGACGGATCGCCGGCGTGCAGCTTCGGCCTGACGGGCTGCTTCCAGGGTTTCTTCACGACGACGCAGGATGGCGAGCTGCTGGATGGGAACAACACTCAGCAGATGTCCTGGCGTTGCATCCGCTGGATAAACGAGACTGACCCGAACGGGATTTAGTTCGCCGCCTTTAAGATTGAGCTTGGCAATGGGAAGGCTCTGACCCGACCTGAGACCGACATGCACTTCCTGGTAACCCTCTGCACTCTTGATGCCGATTGATCCTCGAAAGGCGGTGAATGGCGGACGTCCTGACGCCACAGGGTGGCTGAATACGAGGTCGTAAGGACCTTCGCCGGAGAGGTTGAGGTCAATATCAAAGCGCACTCCATAGGTCCCCACATTGTTCACTGCGGAATCAACCATGCGGGTGCTGAGAGCATTCACCTGGATTTCGCGGGTTCCAAAGTGATGCTTGTGCGTACTTGTGAGTGGCACATGCAACGGCCCCTGCGATAAATCATGACGAATCAAAGCTTTGTATTCATCCCCAAGCGCTACGCCAGCAACCCTTGAAAAGACTTTCCCGCTTTTGATTTCGGCAATCCTGTTGAGATAGATACGCCCAGGTGCGAGCATTCCGCGATCGAGCACAGCTATTAACTGTTGCTCATTATCTGTTTCCTCTGCTGCAACAACTGCCATTTGAAAGGGGCCATCACTCGATCCGCGCAGAAGGCCATTGGCAATCCCTCGTGCTGGTAGAACCGTGCTGACAATTACACGCCTGGATCGTGGCGGGATGACAACCTCTCGAGGTAATCGTCTGTCCAGTTCTCCTCGCAACATCTGCACTGCTGTGGCATCACCAGGGCCTGTATTCCAAGGCCTGGGTCCCAGAGGCTTCACCCCCATCAGTTTGTTGGGATGGTATGGCGCCTCGAAACTGTTTTTGACTGATCCTTTGCTGAATCGAAGGGTAACTGGCTGGTCGCCGGGGTTAATCGCAATCGCTGCAATAGTTAGAAGGCCACGCTGGCGCCGTCCACCTAACTTATTGGCATCTCCAGGATAGTATTTATGATGCATATGAACACCAAACTCTCCATTGAATGTGTGAGTCGCATTCTTTAAAGGTTGGTTTGTTTCAATAGCAATTGCTGAGCCTGGTGCCGTGTTCACCAGTATTCCTGGACCCTCAACAATTTCTGGTTGGTTGGAGTGCAGCACGGGCACATCGTTGAAGCGGCCGTTGAGCGGCTTTGCCTGCTGGCCAGCCATCAGCGGCACGTAAGCTCGCGCGGGGGCGACCAGGGCTATTTCAGCAGTCGCAAAGGAGACGCCCGCCAAGACCAGGAGTGGGATTCGCTGAGACAACCGAGACAGGTTCGGAGGGCGTTGGGCGGGTCTGCGGTCTGTGCAAACCACGCAAGTTCCAAACTTAATCACGCCGCCCATATCAGCCAAGCCCATCCCCATC
Proteins encoded:
- a CDS encoding DUF3370 domain-containing protein; its protein translation is MAGQQAKPLNGRFNDVPVLHSNQPEIVEGPGILVNTAPGSAIAIETNQPLKNATHTFNGEFGVHMHHKYYPGDANKLGGRRQRGLLTIAAIAINPGDQPVTLRFSKGSVKNSFEAPYHPNKLMGVKPLGPRPWNTGPGDATAVQMLRGELDRRLPREVVIPPRSRRVIVSTVLPARGIANGLLRGSSDGPFQMAVVAAEETDNEQQLIAVLDRGMLAPGRIYLNRIAEIKSGKVFSRVAGVALGDEYKALIRHDLSQGPLHVPLTSTHKHHFGTREIQVNALSTRMVDSAVNNVGTYGVRFDIDLNLSGEGPYDLVFSHPVASGRPPFTAFRGSIGIKSAEGYQEVHVGLRSGQSLPIAKLNLKGGELNPVRVSLVYPADATPGHLLSVVPIQQLAILRRREETLEAARQAEAARRRSVSPTQAPPALNAPTGQDAKTAKTKEQDKAGPKTNNPTPASKPARPRQTYPSSPLPPPPVLVAPRSGLNPMPPAMILPQRVNQSLEQRYRDAIRAQQEWLRRLQGR